One stretch of Hymenobacter chitinivorans DSM 11115 DNA includes these proteins:
- a CDS encoding MmcQ/YjbR family DNA-binding protein: MNIEEFRDYCLLKAGVSEETPFGPETLVFKVGGKVFALTDIDTFGSINLKCDPERAVDLREQHDYVRPGYHMNKKHWNTVLVGTGVPAGQLRELIDHSYDLVRASLPKKQREELAAQEQEQA, from the coding sequence ATGAACATCGAAGAATTCCGCGACTATTGCCTGCTCAAAGCCGGCGTCAGTGAAGAAACCCCGTTCGGCCCCGAAACCTTGGTCTTCAAGGTCGGCGGCAAAGTCTTCGCCCTCACCGATATCGACACCTTCGGTAGCATCAACCTGAAGTGTGACCCGGAGCGGGCCGTGGACCTGCGCGAGCAGCACGACTACGTGCGGCCGGGCTACCACATGAACAAAAAGCACTGGAACACGGTGCTGGTCGGCACCGGCGTACCCGCCGGGCAGCTGCGGGAGCTGATTGACCATTCCTACGACCTGGTGCGGGCTTCGTTGCCCAAAAAGCAGCGCGAGGAGCTGGCTGCTCAGGAGCAGGAGCAAGCCTAG
- a CDS encoding alpha-amylase family glycosyl hydrolase: MKHLFAVFCCLLVGSLAQANQLTFRVDMSRQTVPAAGVHVAGSFQAAAGFGANWNPATTALTDADHDNVWEATVNVPAGVYLYKFVNGNGWPGAELPPASCGLDDGGGNVNRQVVVGGSSVRLPIVAFGECATQLRFAVDMTGQTVASGGVHVVGNFQALAGYGTNDDATAIPLLDDNGDGVYEVQLSLPAPGRFQYRFVNGSTLAGAETVPAGCGSPDNSGTLTRVVDATAAVNTPPALCFGQCTACSGVPPTGYTTHWWNDAVFYEVFVRSFYDSNGDGQGDFAGLIQKLDYLNDGNAATTTDLGITGLWLMPMMESPSYHGYDVTNYKATEPDYGSMAQFEAFLAAAHQRGIKVIIDLVLNHSSSQHPWFQQSASSPTNAYRNWYLWSPTDLGFGPFGGSGWHLRNGQYFYGAFWDGMPDLNWRNPDLKAAMWDASRFWLQKGVDGYRLDAVRYFVETGSTTGDTPETLAVLEEFHDVIKAENPATLSVGEAWTSTRAVVPYVQNDRLDLCFEFDLATAMITALKQGSAAGLTSQLNLVNNLYPRLQYATFLTNHDQNRVFDELGSNVARMKQAAALYLTMPGVPFLYYGEEIGMAGSGADEDKRRPMQWTAGAQAGFTTGTPWRAPNANYPQVNVAAQQADPASLLNHYKKLIGLRNAHEPLRKGYYLPVSTASAATVAYARVYGPEAVVVAANLGNSPVSSLALSLPVSTLAAGAYRVVDLYSGQAAGTVTLDSQGGFNSWTATLPALAANQTWVLRLQPSATLATTRPAGAALTLALYPNPGSGAVRLTLDTPAAAPAQVQAFDLTGRLVHSARFEGKSYALNVSNWTPGTYFVRVQAGSAVAVQRLVVGR, from the coding sequence ATGAAACACCTTTTCGCAGTTTTTTGCTGCCTGCTGGTCGGCTCCCTGGCCCAGGCCAACCAGCTTACTTTTCGAGTGGATATGAGCCGGCAAACGGTGCCGGCCGCCGGCGTCCACGTGGCGGGCAGCTTCCAGGCCGCCGCCGGCTTTGGCGCCAACTGGAACCCGGCCACCACGGCCCTCACCGACGCCGACCACGACAACGTCTGGGAAGCAACGGTCAACGTGCCGGCCGGCGTCTACCTCTACAAGTTTGTGAACGGCAACGGCTGGCCCGGGGCCGAGCTGCCGCCCGCCAGCTGCGGCCTGGACGACGGCGGGGGCAACGTGAACCGGCAGGTGGTGGTGGGGGGCTCCAGTGTGCGCCTGCCCATCGTGGCTTTCGGGGAGTGCGCTACCCAGCTGCGCTTCGCCGTGGACATGACCGGGCAAACCGTGGCCAGCGGCGGCGTGCACGTAGTTGGCAACTTCCAGGCCTTGGCCGGCTACGGCACCAATGACGATGCCACGGCTATTCCTTTGCTCGACGACAACGGCGACGGGGTGTACGAGGTGCAGCTGTCCTTGCCCGCGCCGGGCCGTTTTCAGTACCGCTTCGTGAATGGCAGCACCCTGGCCGGCGCCGAAACCGTGCCGGCCGGCTGCGGCAGCCCGGATAACTCCGGCACCCTGACCCGGGTGGTAGACGCCACGGCGGCCGTCAATACCCCGCCTGCCCTGTGTTTTGGCCAGTGCACCGCCTGCAGCGGGGTGCCGCCCACCGGCTACACCACCCACTGGTGGAACGACGCGGTGTTCTACGAAGTATTCGTGCGCAGCTTCTACGACAGCAACGGCGACGGGCAGGGCGACTTCGCCGGCCTGATTCAGAAGCTTGACTACCTCAACGACGGCAACGCCGCCACCACTACCGACCTGGGCATTACGGGCCTGTGGCTGATGCCCATGATGGAGTCGCCGAGCTACCACGGCTACGACGTGACCAACTACAAGGCTACCGAGCCCGACTACGGCTCCATGGCCCAGTTTGAAGCCTTTCTGGCCGCCGCCCACCAGCGCGGCATTAAGGTCATTATTGATTTGGTGCTCAACCACTCCTCCAGCCAGCACCCCTGGTTTCAGCAGTCGGCCAGCAGTCCCACCAACGCGTACCGTAACTGGTACCTATGGTCGCCGACTGATTTGGGATTCGGCCCGTTTGGGGGCAGCGGCTGGCACCTGCGCAACGGGCAGTACTTCTACGGCGCTTTTTGGGATGGTATGCCCGACCTCAACTGGCGCAACCCCGACCTGAAAGCCGCTATGTGGGACGCCAGCCGCTTCTGGCTGCAAAAAGGCGTGGATGGTTACCGCCTCGACGCGGTGCGCTACTTCGTGGAAACCGGCTCCACCACGGGCGACACGCCCGAAACGTTGGCCGTGCTGGAGGAATTTCACGACGTCATTAAAGCTGAAAACCCGGCGACCCTCTCCGTGGGCGAGGCCTGGACCAGCACCCGCGCCGTGGTGCCCTACGTGCAGAACGACCGGCTCGACCTGTGCTTCGAGTTTGACTTGGCCACGGCCATGATTACGGCCCTCAAACAGGGCAGCGCGGCCGGCCTGACCAGTCAGCTGAATCTGGTTAACAACCTGTACCCGCGACTGCAGTACGCCACCTTCCTGACCAACCACGACCAGAACCGCGTCTTCGACGAGCTGGGCAGCAACGTAGCCCGCATGAAGCAGGCCGCGGCCCTGTACCTGACCATGCCCGGCGTGCCCTTCCTGTACTACGGCGAGGAAATCGGGATGGCCGGCAGCGGCGCCGACGAGGACAAGCGCCGCCCCATGCAGTGGACGGCCGGCGCCCAGGCGGGTTTTACCACCGGTACGCCCTGGCGCGCCCCGAATGCCAACTACCCCCAGGTCAACGTGGCCGCCCAGCAGGCCGACCCGGCTTCTCTGCTCAATCATTACAAGAAGCTCATCGGCCTGCGCAACGCCCACGAGCCCCTGCGCAAGGGCTATTATTTGCCGGTCAGCACCGCCTCGGCGGCTACCGTAGCCTACGCCCGGGTGTACGGCCCCGAAGCCGTGGTAGTGGCCGCCAACCTGGGCAACAGCCCGGTAAGCAGCCTGGCCCTGTCCCTGCCCGTATCGACGCTGGCGGCGGGAGCCTACCGCGTCGTGGACCTCTACAGCGGGCAGGCTGCCGGGACCGTCACGCTCGATTCCCAAGGCGGCTTCAATAGCTGGACGGCCACGCTGCCGGCTCTGGCGGCCAACCAGACCTGGGTGCTGCGCCTGCAGCCCAGCGCCACGCTGGCCACAACCCGTCCTGCCGGGGCGGCGCTGACCCTGGCGCTGTATCCGAACCCCGGCAGCGGGGCCGTCCGCCTCACGCTGGACACGCCCGCTGCCGCTCCGGCCCAGGTGCAGGCCTTCGACCTGACCGGCCGCCTGGTGCATTCGGCCCGCTTCGAGGGCAAAAGCTACGCCCTGAACGTGAGCAACTGGACGCCGGGCACCTACTTCGTGCGGGTGCAGGCAGGCTCGGCCGTGGCCGTGCAGCGCCTGGTAGTGGGCCGCTAA
- a CDS encoding DUF6728 family protein gives MDGRNLFNFGPALGYFFRKNDPNRKTNFNLRTMHFINKLSMAMFLVGLCVVLYRLFTR, from the coding sequence ATGGACGGCCGTAACCTGTTTAACTTTGGTCCTGCACTCGGATATTTCTTCCGCAAGAACGACCCCAACCGCAAAACCAACTTCAACCTGCGCACGATGCACTTCATCAATAAGCTCAGCATGGCCATGTTCCTGGTCGGCCTGTGCGTGGTGCTGTATCGGTTATTTACGCGCTAG